The window ACATGAAGGCCAACATTAAGGGCATGATCGGGGCCAACACAAAATCCCAAGAAAATTATGACACATCCGATGAAGAAAAAGGGAGTTGTATTATAAGCAACCATTGGAGAAATATTGAAGGGGATCGAAGAACAAAAATGGAAGCTTGGTTTTTGGTTGAAAGCAGCTGTGATTAATTTATAGAGAGAAAACACAGAAAATGTGAAGAAGCTTGAACAAAGGGGGAATGGGACGGGACAGACAGACGGGGGTGGTACGTATCTAGTTGTCTTGTTGCGTCCCGTGACAAGTTTTTTGTAGTGTTGCTTCACATTTCTcactaataaaaataaattttttttattaaacttgactttttaaatatttttttttacagagaAACATATatagttttaatattaatttgtataaatagttttaatattttttaaatagttttCTAACTATCATTTGATTATCAACATATATGTCAACTTACATAGAAATATAAAAGCCTCACGTGATGTAACGATATTGAAATAGGAGGAGAAACATTTTCGATATAGTATAGGTTAACTTATTATTTTCTATTCAAATGCACGTAATTTGGGGGTTGaaatttggtatttgaagaTTTGTACATAAATTATGGGTAATTGGCTGTAATTACATACAGACTAAAATAGttggaattaattaaaaaaatattgattgttCGTAATTTAAGTTGGGAGGGAGCGGTGATTTTGGTATAACACACATTTGGTTTTATTGTGAGAAAATATCTCTCCCGCGTGGCCAACTGGCTTTGTTACTTTGCATCTACTGTGAATTGTCACGGGGTGGGTCCAATTGGCGATAATACTCGAATCGACGGTTCCAATTTCAAATAAAAGATGAAAACCGGAATTGAACCGTTCAAATACGGTTCTATTTCCGGTTCCTGACGATTTCGGTCCTAGTTTGGTTGCGTGGTTGGCACatacattatatattttgtaCGACTCTTCTAAGTTTGAAGTCTACTCCGAGCCCATTCACTATTCCTTTGGGCTTTAATTTGGAAGGGCCCGTAATAACTGTATGAATCGAAGCCCAATACGGTAAGGCCTTCCAATCTCTCTCTATCAGGCTGAAAGGTGCGTTGCATTAATTATTTGTTTCCTGGAAGgattctcataaaatacgatccgtgagaccgtctcacacaaatttttacctaGTTTTTCTCAGGACTGTTTTCGagttaagttataatttatattatgattgttatttttatttagaaatatataattgagagagattttattataaatttgagactttaaatttaaaatatggaattatttataacataaatgtgcaagttttatttaatttagatttaaatatacatatttaatttcattgttttcaaatttttaaaaaagtaaacaCCATTGAATGAATTGGTCTTGGAAGAGTAAAGGAAGAAAAGACCTAGGGCTATTATGGTAAATGAGCTGTCAATGCCGATTTAGCCATTCGAGACGTCAATTAAATTTTGGCATTCTTAGTTTCTCCCACGCTGAACACTTGCACTTTCTGCTAACTCTTCGATTACCTTTGCAAAATTTCTCCATTCTGTTTTTCGATTAATGGCTTCCGCGATCAAGAAAGTCAACATGATTACCCAAATCGTGCGGCTCAAGCAAGTCGTGAAGCGCTGGAAAACCAACAGCCTCACGCGCCGCTACTTCTTCGATGTTGCGGCCTCAAAGCGGCCAACCCCGCCAGGATCTCTCGCCGTCTACGTCGGACCGGACCGGCGGCGGTTCGTGATTCCGACTCGGTTCCTGAACCTCCCGGTGTTCGTGTCCCTTCTCCGCATGGCGGAGGAGGAGTTCGGGTTCCGGACCTCTGGCGGCCTGGCTCTTCCATGCGACCCAGGCTTTTTCACGAAGATCTTGGTGTTCCTGGAGGAAGACGAAGAAAGGTTTTGTGGGCTGGGACTGGATGAGTTATCGAAGATGATCTCTGAAATGGGTATGGAGAGTTCCGAGCAGTCGTCGTGTAAAGAATCTGGACACGCCTCCTTCACGCCATTGCTGCACAAAACTAGGGTTTATCAGTGAGCCTGCCCAATAATCTTTTCACAACCCAAATTTTCTCCCTCTTTTGCAAGGGTTTGATTAATGTGGTCCATTGCCCCTTTGGTTGGACGAGGTTTATTTTCTTGTAGGTTTTCTGAACCATCCTTGAGGCCACAGTTATAGTTTTAATGGAGGTCTGCTGGCTGCTCAACGAGATGAtattaattttcttttccaaTTTCCAGacctcttttattttaattaattattttcgaTGCGAGGGGGGAATGTCAATTGATTGAATTTTGGTTATGGATTAATtgacattatttatatttttaatttgaatatcTATTGGTCTCTATTGGTCGGCATGTTgtgattattatttaaattttattatgaataaaggggaaataaataaaaataattataactactCTTTTCAAATATACGTCGTAACATATAGTAGTTACTATGCATACGCGAATGCGTGTGTACGNatatatatatatatatatatatcatgcaaaatAATTGTTGAAGCAACCAACTATATTCAATAAATAACGTACCAAAATCTATATgcgataataaataattattgaatgTGATTATCTGAattctaaatataaaaaaaataaatttaaaacatgataaattatcTGAAGACTAAGAGTGTTCATTGATCGGTTCAGTTTTCGATTTTGAAAATGTATAATCCGGTATCCGAACAGTTttttttcggttcggttttctgaTATAACGGTTCGGTTTATTAGATTtcgatatatatttaaattagtagttaaaatacaatatattattttttaattaattttttagtaaattttaaaatataaagtttaaattaacaaaattaataacaatcaattaaaaattaacatatttgattcttaattcactaaatatcatctcataaaatatataatctaaataaaaatattaatttaattaaatttcggtttttcgATCTTTAGGTTTTGACAAATAAAATCTGAAATCGAACAATATAAACTTCGGTCtaaacatttatatccgaatttaAAGACCCAGCTTTCGATTGAGTTCTCTTTACAATATATTCGGTTTAGATTTACCTTTTTTATCgtttttatccgaagtttgaataCGGAATAAGATAAGTTTGATGTCTAGTAAATGATCAATAAAGTAGAGATATAAATTTACActctgatataaaaaaaaaaaaatccttcatatatatataaaaggtaaatcatatttattttaaagtaggtctcttgtgagacggtctcacgaatatttatctgtgagatgggtcaactctaccgatattcacaataaaaagtaatactcttagcataaaaagtaatattttttttcatggatgacccaaataaaaaatatgtctcataaaatacgatccgtgagaccgtctcacataattttttactattttaatgTTGTTGGATTGTTAAAGATATAATTGCGTACGTCTCACataattttttactattttaattTACCATACTTATCCATAAAACTGTATTTGTGTGCTTggttctaatttttaaaatatattttagttgaaCAGAAATCAGAATGTGCATGATAtgactttaaaaataaaaagaaaaattgcaaAAATGGTGATCTATGTTTAActatttcggttttttttttttaactagtCATAATTGGGTCATGGTcatgtaacttttttttttttttccacttGATCATATTTTGTCgaaatgattatgtgacatcAGCACGTCAGTATTTTTTATACCACGTCAGCAAAGACAttactagaattttttatttgtggtgaaatcgatttttttaaaatatttaatccttatcaataaaatgttaaaaataaaataaaatattaaacatttatccccaaataataattataatggtatatattgaataatatttggcaaaaattagaagaattttgaatgtaaaaaaattatttaaaaatcaaattattaatcattatttattttgttaatatatttataattagaaaatttgaagTGAAACGGGTGCAACCATCTACCACCCCTAGTTTTGTCATCGTGTATCAATATATTTTCGACGTCACGTCAATAGTTTTTGACATCACATGAATATTTCGTTGAAATAAGACCAAAAGCCAAAAGAATACCCAAGTTATAATAAGAGcagttaaaatattaaaagtcaaaatagttaaatttaaaatacaacagttttgattattttcttaaataataaaaaaaaaagatgtccTATTTATATGAAATAGGATCCTTTAGAATGACACCGCTCGAGCAATGAAAAGAGaataatcattttatttttcctttcatgtgGATGATATTGTTTCTTTTTTATAAGTCGAGCAAAATACATATCAAGTATTCAGGTAGATTCTAGTAGTGGGCTTACTAAAATAAATAGGTCTTGTGTGATACATTCTCACGCATCTTTTTTAGCAAAACGGGTCAATCTTActtatttttacaataaaaataatatttttgacatataaAATAACTTGTTCAAACACTATATCATGATAGATTTGTTATGGGTGCAGAAGTTAATTAGTTACGTCCAGACATGCGTTCGATATTTACGAGATAGGTCAAACCTTATATCATGATGGATTTGTTATGAGTGGAAGTTAGTTAGTTACATCTAGACATGCGTACGATATTTGCGCGATGGGTCGAACGGACTTGCATCCGTGAGAGACCGGTTAAATAAGCTAGGGGACATAATTTATATAACATGAAGAGGCGTGATTGTCGCCTTTAAAATTGTATGCTTCGTTTTTGAGAAACAGAAAATTAGGCGTCAAGTCATGTCCGGTCTCGAACAACGATTTTCACGCCCATTACATTTCGCATCGATCACGCATGCcttatttgttttgttttaaataagGTTGATGCGTGATTAATACATGTTAAAATTTGGCATATTAATTACCCTTTTTTCTCTATTTCCCTTTGTAAAtggtaaaataatttaacaaatttttgTTCGAATATGCTAGTCATATTCTTTAACATGAAATTTGTTCCATATGAGGGTGGTCGATATATATAAGAAACCTTGTAAGCCAATAACAGTACCAGTTCAGTATTCTAAAGTGATTTATCTTTCAAATTAGTTCACGCACAAAAAATATAAGTTGGAGctcaaatttattgattttaaaaaataaaaaaatagatcgACACACATATACAccttcatttatattttttttttaaataaaccaacgtatatgtaaataaataaataaataatatgttttttatttttaaaaaataaaaaaccctTGGCTGTCACTAGTTGAATATGCACATATACACATTGTTATAAGGttaaaattaatattgtttTAGACTTTATGAGTAAGATTTGAACCAAACAAAGGCTTATTTAATTGGAAGGAGTCAAGGATAAAAATGGGGTAAATCAGATTTGGAAGCACATGTGGACATGGAGGGCTTTTTCAGGAAACAAGTCAGAAAGGACGTGTTTGGTACTTTCATTAAAACCAAGGGAAGTGCATATACGGAAATGTACCGATTACAGTAATTTTCGTCTcaaacatataaatttatatattttcttaaatatattaaaaaatcatttgaaatataattttatcattatttaattcattaaaaaatagttGAACCTTTTTCAAGATCTAATTAATAAAGATATAATAttaaaacacaataaaaaaatgttactaAAGatagaaaattgaaaaaaaatatgaaacaccaataaaatatattttaattaaaaatttgttttggcCTCTCGTTATTTGCAATGCACGGTCAGATTTTGTAGttatattgatttaatttgtgaATTATTGCACCTTTTCATATGAATAGTTTCTGAGATTTCTAGGCGTGTCAAAATCAAACACAACTCATCAATCCGACACGTTTTAATCCGAAATAAATCAGGTTTGGATTTTTTTgagttcgggtcagatcggggttggacccgatagctgacccgaaaaaaataaTCAGGTTGGGTTGGGTTAGGTTGGATtgagttgacccgaaaattttaattttaattttttaaaaaatataatcaataattattgcctattttttatatattgtatgtctgaaaaaatatttattgtatatttatatcataaattttcattatttaataattattttgaagattttaaaatttttaaacagttgtttatttgatttagtaaatatattttatttttctacaattagactttcaaatttaaatcatatatataagagatattttattattatgtgtttaaattaaaatattatttttatttaattttcttttttaaaaatttaaaaaatccaaaatcGAGTTGATCaggttgattcgggttcgggttgagcaatttttgaatagtattaTTGCTCAACCCGATCCAATCTATCGGAATTGACACCATTAGAgatttatgatatattgatacaattaaaataataaatgattattgtaatataaaattaaagtaTTCTTTAGTTAAATAGTGCCAAAAAAAATGgaaacaataattaaaatagaaaattattaGCGGCAAGATTGGGTTTGACTGGGGCAAAAACTTTGGGCAGTTTCTTTATACAATCCTTACGTTTATCGTACAACGTTACTGCCGACCATGCTCTGTCCACGAAATTAATGCCAATCGTAACTCGTGAATAATTTTGTATTTAGTATCGctgattattgttattatttgacaaagaattattattaattataataattaa of the Primulina huaijiensis isolate GDHJ02 chromosome 1, ASM1229523v2, whole genome shotgun sequence genome contains:
- the LOC140972522 gene encoding protein SMALL AUXIN UP-REGULATED RNA 16-like, with translation MASAIKKVNMITQIVRLKQVVKRWKTNSLTRRYFFDVAASKRPTPPGSLAVYVGPDRRRFVIPTRFLNLPVFVSLLRMAEEEFGFRTSGGLALPCDPGFFTKILVFLEEDEERFCGLGLDELSKMISEMGMESSEQSSCKESGHASFTPLLHKTRVYQ